The DNA region GAAAGCTCATTAAAAAGGAAGTATTATATTAAAGATCAGGTTATGTTCTCATTTGCATTAGTCTATTAAAATTATAACAGTAGAATATTGAATATTTGTATCCTATGATAATGAAAGAAATTTGTAAAAGAATTGCCCACTTGTTTATGGGTATAATAGAGTATATATAGTAAAATATATATGTATAGTTTTTGGGGTGTTTTCAATTAGATTACTACAAAAAAAATGAATACCAACTAACTAACAATGCTTTGAGTATAAATTGGTAGGTTGATTTTTCTGATTTACTGAGTATTTCAGATTGATGTGAAATTATTCTGATATTTTATATTTTCCTAAATAGTCGATGAACTCAACTTCATTATTACGTATTCTCAATAGTCGATGATCAAAATCACTTCCAATTTTGTCTCTAGCATCTAACTTTATATTTTCAATTTTTATTTCACGAGATGATATAGGCTCGCATTTTTTGTAATTATATATGGTTAAATTGATTCCATCATTGTGGAGTGAACTGCTAAAGCGAATTCCGTCATATCCTAAACTCTTAATATATTCAGAGATAATTTGAGATGGGATATAGTCATCTGGATTATTGGTAGGAAATGAGAATGCGCCTTGAATGTATGATAATATTAATTGTTCTTTGGATTTTGCTCTATCTGGAATTCTGTAATCGATGACCAAATCTGCTAGAGTTAAATTTTCTTTTACGGTTATTTCAGCAAGATTTATATTATCGGTAAGTAATGGACGCACTTCGAATATGGCAGTAACGGGGCTTTCTGCCATATATAAATACCGGATAAATTTAGGGTTGGCTCGCCCGTCCCGAACAAAATTATGATTGGGAGGAATAAATGATGCTTCTTTAACAAGACCTCTAAATCGATTGGATTCATTAAAATATCCACTATGATTATTGTTCTTATTACAGAATATTTTTAAAGAATGATCTTTGAGGGCCTTTTCATCAATGATACGAGCTCTATAATATATTGTATTAATTTTAATATTGAGTGTATGCTCTGAAATGTATTTTTTTAATATTTCAAGCAATGGATGAGTGATGAAGAATCTATTTTTGTGATAAACTTCATCTTTGAAAGAATTCCATAATTCATAGGTTTCTATTTCTAATTGGGTTCTATTATCCATAATTTATGAAGAGTATTTTAAGCGTATGAAGCTATGTGATTTAATATAACTTGGAATTTTAGCACTGTATATAAATGTTGAAAATATAGGTAACGATTTAGTTACCAAAGCCTTGCTTTAAGTTATACAGTTTTGCATAAAAATAAATAATTTTGTATACAAAGATAGGGAATAGTTGAATTGTAAACAAATATATTCATATGTGTTTTTAATTGAAGAAATTACTATTCCAGTGTCATAATAAAAAACAAGTGTTTTTTACCTTTTTAATATTTTGCTATATGCAAACTGAAAATCAATCATTTCTCTATTTGTTTCTGCCAAATTTTAATTACTTTTGCAAACAAGGTCTTTTCCATAGAGCAAGGACAAAGCACAGTAAAAAATAGGTTAAGGTTCAAGTATCTATTACGCTTGCTTTTCATGAGGTTGCTGCTCTTCTTATATGTAAAAGAACTATTTATGAGCCTATATTAGTTGCTTGTATGAATGATACACAGTGATAGAAGCCGAGATGTAAGCTCTTAAATTGAAAGACTCATGTGTCAGAGATAAAAAATAAAATACACCGTTAAGCAAATATTGCTACAAAAAATATTAGTGAATCAATTATGGTGAATGAAAACCTTTTAGCTACATATTCATTACTATCTTTTATAAGAGATACGTATGGCAGTGAATGTAACGAAAGTCTTACACAACTTTTCGTTCCATTAATTAAGGAAACTCTAAATAGGATGTTACGGAAGAAGGGGACAGCAATAATGGGTAAAGACTATTCTGAGATTTTCGATTCTGTAAGAGAGAATTTTCAAATAGAAATACCAATTCCTGTGATTATTACCTTAATGCCACAGGTTTGCAAATATTCGGGAGGTAGTTTTACTCTAAATAGTGATCATTCGTTTATTATTGATTCAGAATGTACATCTACGATTACTGAAGATTATCAAAACCAAAAAAAACTAATAAAAAAACTAGCAAACAACTACAAAATCTATTGTAAGGGACGCAATGTACCTTACGATTTTGAAGAGCTTGTGACTTTTATTCAAGATCAAAAGAATCGAATCTTTAACGATCAGTCCACTGCCATCTATAATCAATCATATCACGTTTCAAAGTATGTTTATGATAGAATAAAAAAGAAAGACTTTTATTTCGATATCATTTGTAGCATTTATCTTGGTGGAATTATTTCCTCTTATTTTAAATTTAAAATAAAAGATCGTATTATTGATACAGAATTATTAGTTGATACCAATTTTTATATCAGTTTAATTGAACTTAATACTGAAGAATCTTATGCTGCTTGTAAACAATTATACGACTTGACTATTGCGATGGGATTCCGTTACTCAATCCTTGAAACAACAGTAGAACAGATTCGTATTTTATTATCTAGTAAAGTCAGACAGTTTAAGTCTAAAGATTTATTTGCAACATTGGATGTTGCTGATATACTTTCTGCATGTGGTAGACGCGGTCTGGATCGCTCTTTTCTAGAAGCATGCAAGGATAATCTGAAGAACGATCTTTCAGAAAAAGGAATTTCTATTGTATACAACCAGAATATTCGAGCACTTTATGAAAAGACGGGTAAATCAAAAGATTTGCAGACTCTCACCAATATTCGTGGAAATAGAGAAAGTGCTTTTAATGATTTATTAGCTCAGGAATATGTTGCGTATAAACGAAAAGATAAAATTATAGCAGAATTTAACGATGTGAACTGTTGGTTTTTAAACAACTCCTATTCTGTTAATAGGAAAGAAAAGAGCCTACCTGTCTGGCAGAGAATTAGCATTACTGCTTCTGATTTGCTTGTGTTACTATGGCTTGCAAATCCGTCTCTTTCTATTGGAAATAGCAAAAGTATGCTTGCAATGACAAGTCTTTCTGCTAATGTGATTAAATACCGTTCTGAACATTATCCGTCTCATAAGGTTATTTGCAAAATACAAGATAGAATTGCAAGATTACAAATAGAAAATAATATAAGTGAAGCATCTATTGCCAAGTTATGTATTAGAATGTCAGAAGGTGAAATTGATCGGAATGAAGCTGATAGATTATTAACATTGTCATCTCCGGCGTTGTTAGAATATATCAATCGAGCTACAAAGAATGAAGATATTTATCTCGAAACTTCAGAAAAGAATGAGATATTATCTAGTGAAAACAATTCTTTAAAAGCCCAATTGGAGGATAAATGTATTGAAAACAAACTTATGAAAATGAGAGTATGGGGAGTGGCATACGCTATTATTGTTACTGTAGTCTATTGGTTGGGGATAAAATATGTGAATCCCAGTCCAATAACTTGGTATGAATATTTGGGTCATATAATATATTGGCTTGTTACCACAGTTTGTGTAAATTGGTATAATCACATGTACTTTGTGAATGGTATAATTTCTTTTTTCAAGCGAGATTTGATAATTAAGAAGATTAGTGAAAATTATCCTGTATAAATTCTATATTTTGTAGTGAGGTGAGATGGGGGAATATTCTGAATAAGTTTCAGTAGATGATGTGTAGATATTTATTTAGGTGTTTAAAATGAGGTGAAATAAACTTAGTTCAAAGATATAAGCGAGAATATTTATAAAGAAGCTATTGATAGATATAGTGATTAATATTCTTCGTGTTCGCCTACTTTGGGTGTTTAATAAAATTTTGAGAATAGAGAACGATATTACCTTGCATTAAGAATTCCAATGTAAATATAGGTGTTTCTTAAATTTATAGTGATTACTTTTGTAGGTATTTATTGTATTATCTAATAATAAACGCAATATTAAATATTTGCTTCTTTAAGAATGGCCGGAAATTGTTTCTGGCCATTCTTTTATTTCATTTTGTCGTTTCCTGTCTTTTTTTGGCGGTTGCTCAACGGTTGAGTAACCAACGGCCTTATAATATCTCCGTAATATTGCACCGTAAACAATAAAAACAAGGTCATTATGAACAACAGAAGAACTGCACCGGGTGGGCAGATGACCCACATGCTCAGTGCCATACTCGCCAAAGTAACCAGCATTGAGAAGTTATTGGCTCCTGCCATACATAACTTGCCCGACAGCGAGATACTGGATTCAAAAGGCGTGCGCCTGCTTACCAAGATGTCCGACAGGACACTTCTTAGACGCCGCAATGACGGTTCGTTGCCTTTCCACCGTGACAAGGGGAAGATTTACTACCGCCGTTCGGACGTGCTGCGTGCCATGCTGCTGGAAAAAGAAGAACACTTTAAAAATAAAAGGTTATGAGAAAGATGATTAAGGTTGAAAGCGGCTTGTTCGCCGCACTCGTGAGAAGTTACAAGAAGTCCCTCAACATGCTGGCCGTGCTGCAACATATCTGCGAGGACAACAGTGTCGAACTCTCCATGCTGCCCGATGAGGTTTGTGAGCTGATAAACCTCGACCCGGCAGAGATTGAGAAACAGCGTCTGAGCGGGCGTCTGCGTTTTGCAGAAGAGGAGAACGGGACCAGGCATTATTCGATTGTGGATATAATCAATCTGAAGGATTCCATTGACTGGAAGGTTATTAACAGACAGGTGGAGAGCCTTTCCTTTGAGGAAGAGGAATGACGGAATGGCTTTCTTCCCTTTACAGACAAGGGTATGGCCGGCAGGCCGGATTTATCCGGATGCCGGCCATACCTTTGTCCTTTCCTGAAAAGCGGCTCTTTGCGGCAGACTGCGGAAGCGCAGCTTCCGGGGTTGCCGCAATGTGCCGCGGGAAACTTAGGATATTTTTTTCAGCCCGTTTGACGGGGCGGCAATTTTCATTGGGGGGACGTGCCTCGCTTTCTGTGACTGTTCCGGTCCGTCATCCGTTCCGTTTTCATGCCCGCCTGCCGGCTTTATGGTAAGCTGTATTTTCCGGTTCAGCGTGGCAAGCTCTTCATTCAGCCGCTTGATTTCCGCATCCTTGGGCCATGAGGCCGCCACAATCTCCTGAAGGACCGGGATGTCCTTCGACAGCTCCGCGTTCTCCTTCTCCCGTTTCTCTATCATGGCGGGAATGCGTTCCAGCGCATTGATGAAGTTCGTGACGGCCAGTTTCGGGTCTTTGGCAATATAACCGTTGTTGTAGGTATATTTGATGCCGTCCAGCCCCTCGACCATGAACTTGTTCTGCAAAGCCTGCATGTCCCCCTCACAGGTCCTTTCGGTACGGACAAGGATACGGAAATCGAACAGGGTCCCGATTTTCATATAGTCATCCTCCGTCCGGGCATTCCGGTTGATTGCGGCAAGCCGGTTGCCGAGTACCTCGATATTGTTCGAGTCCACACCGTCCAGTTTCAGGGGATTGGGACGGAGTCCGGTTTTCGCATCTGCGGGGGCCACCTTGTTGAAATATTCCCAGTCCCTGGTGAAACGCCCGATAAAGGCATTGTTTTTTTCTATTCCCGAAGTCCTTTCATTCAGCTTGCCTTTCGCGTTTCCCTTGTTACGGTGGAATGCCTGCCTCTCGCTTTCGAGGACCGCCAGTTTCTTGTCCAGCTTCGCCTTTTCCAGCAGGTCGTCGTTGCCTGAAAGGATGGCTACGTATTCGCTGAAACTGCCGCCTCCGTTTTCGTCAATCGCCCCCTCGTCAATGGTACGGGCGGCCAGATTGCGGCTTTTGAGCTGGTTGATGAACACCTGCTTGTTTTGCAGCAGGTTGAACTTGTAGCTGTCCAGTGACTTCTCCACCGCATAGATATAGCAGTCCACCTTGTTGCCGGCGTACTGCTTGGCAATAATATTGCCTTTTCTCACCGCACGTCCGTTGCGCTGCTCCAGGTCGGACGGCCTTCAGGGTATGTCCAGATGATGGATGGCCACGGCACGTTCCTGCGCGTTGACACCCGTACCCAGTTTCTGTGTCGAACCGAAAAGGAAACGGATGCGGCCCGAGTTTATGTCCCTGAACAGTTCCTTGCGTGCGTTGTCGCTGTTCGCCTCCTGAATGAACCTTATCTGTTTCTCCGGGATATTGTGGTCTTCCACGAGCTTGCGTCTGATTTCACTGTAGATGTTCCACTGGTCCGGCTTATAAGTGCTCAGGTCCGAGAATACGAACTGTGTGCCTTTCTGGTCAAGATATTTGTAGTAATACTCCGCAATCTTGGCCGCGCAATGGGACGCCTTGTTTCCCGGACTGTCGCCGTATTCAGGGTCTATCAGCCGCATGTCAAGCGACATCTTGTTCGAGTAGTTGGTGGCGATCAGCATCTGTGCCTTCTCCTCCGCCTCGGACAGAGGCTCCCTGTCTATGTAGGTCGCATCCCCGGTTTCAGCGAACTTTATCAGTTTCTGAATGAAAATCTCCTGCTGGGGAGTAGGCGGTATATGATACAGTTGTTCGTTGAGTTCCGGCCTGTCAACCCCCACGTCTTCAGTGGTCTTGTAATCGGTTATCTCCGCATAGAAATTGGCGAGTTCCGGCACCTTGATAAAATAGCGGAAACGCTCTTTCTGCACCACCTGGTTGGTCACTGAAAATTCAAAGTCCGTGCTTTTCTTCGCATAGACTGCGGCCCAGCCGTCAAAGCAGGTAATCCCCTGCCGCTCCATTTCCTTCGGACGGAGATACTTGAAAAGGAGATAGAGTTCGGTCAGGCTGTTGGAGATGGTCGTGCCGGAGAGGAAAGTGGCCCCCAAATCCCTGCCTGTACGCTCCTGGATGGTGCGGATGGCGAAAAGCATGTTCATGGCCTTCGTACTTCCTTCGGGATTGCCCAGGCCGGAAACCCTCGCATGGCGTGTGTTGAACATCAGGTTCTTGAAATTGTGCGATTCGTCAACGAAGAGGTGGTCGATGCCCATCTGCCTGAAATCTGTAACATCATCTGTCCGGTCCTTTATATCCTGCTCCAATTTTTCAAGTTTGGCTTCCAGGTTCTCCTTCCTTCTTTCCAGCCCCTTCTTTATCCAGCCGGTCACTTCATTGCCCTGCTGCTCGAATACGGCGAGGTTCTCTTCGATACTCTCAATTTCCTGCGTATATATCTCCTGCTGTATTTCGGGGGACTGGGGTATTTTTCCGAACTGGTCGTGCGTCAGGATGATGCAGTCCCAGTTGTTGTTCTTGATGTCATGGAATATTCCGACGCGTTTCTCCGGCGTGAAGTCCTCCCTGCCCGGATACAGTACCCTGGCATTCGGATAGGCCCTCCTGAACGTGTCGGCTATGTCATGCACATTGCTCTTGAGTCCGATAATCATCGGCTTGTTCGCCAGTCCGAGACGTTTCATCTCAAAGGCGGCCACGCACATGATGAGGGTCTTGCCCGTACCTACCTGATGGTCGATTATCCCGCCGCCGTTCATCTTCAGCATCCAGACGGCGTTCTTCTGGCTGCCGTACAGGGACGGTATGCCCAGTCCTTTCAGGTCAAGGAACGGGAAACTTTGCAGGGAGCCGTCGTAATCGGGACGTACATAGCAGTTGAACTTGCGGTTGTACATGTCCGCAAGGTTCTGCTTGAACTCGGGCAGCTGCTCGTTCAGCCAGCCGGTGAAGGCGGAGCGTATCTCGTTGATTTTGGTGTCGGCAAGCTGGATGGCCTCCGCATCACGTACCTTTATGTCATTGCCCTCCTTGTCCTGAACAGTCTTGGTTATGTCGGGGACGGTGTTGTGCAGCGCATGTTTCAGCAGGTCATTGCCGTAATAGCCTCTCTTTTCCCCTTTCACGTAATATCTGTCGGTGATGTTCGCGTTGCTGCTCTCGAAGCTCACGCTGAACTCGTCGATGGATTCCGTATAATGGATACGGGCCTTTGTCTCGAAGAGGTATCCGGCGAACTCTTCATATACGGACATGGGTATCCACCGTTCCCCCAGGTTGAAGTCAAGCTGTTCAAAACTTATAGGCTCCGGTATGGCTTTCCGCAGGGCTTCCAATGATTTTTTGCCTGCATCATCATCGGGATGGTCTTTCAGGTAGTTCTCTATCCATTCGGCTTTGGCTATTACATTGCCCGCAATGAAGCGGTCCTTGATTTCATGGTTCTTCATCATGGGATTGTAGAAGATGCGCTCTTCCAGCTGTTCGAGCAGTTCCTGCCTGCCGATGTCGCAGAGATTCTCCATATATTCCAGATTGACCTCGCCGAACTTGTTCAGGGATGCCGCAAGGGCTTCCTG from Bacteroides sp. MSB163 includes:
- a CDS encoding RES family NAD+ phosphorylase produces the protein MDNRTQLEIETYELWNSFKDEVYHKNRFFITHPLLEILKKYISEHTLNIKINTIYYRARIIDEKALKDHSLKIFCNKNNNHSGYFNESNRFRGLVKEASFIPPNHNFVRDGRANPKFIRYLYMAESPVTAIFEVRPLLTDNINLAEITVKENLTLADLVIDYRIPDRAKSKEQLILSYIQGAFSFPTNNPDDYIPSQIISEYIKSLGYDGIRFSSSLHNDGINLTIYNYKKCEPISSREIKIENIKLDARDKIGSDFDHRLLRIRNNEVEFIDYLGKYKISE
- a CDS encoding DNA-binding protein — protein: MNNRRTAPGGQMTHMLSAILAKVTSIEKLLAPAIHNLPDSEILDSKGVRLLTKMSDRTLLRRRNDGSLPFHRDKGKIYYRRSDVLRAMLLEKEEHFKNKRL
- a CDS encoding N-6 DNA methylase produces the protein MQEALLVPEIRPERFLDPSAGTGMFISTLKDVPEIHCFEKDRLTGRILSSLYPESRVTIDGFQSIQPYYNNYFDVVSSNIPFGNTRVYDLDFDRSEDAVRKFSLAAVHNYFFLKGMDTLREGGILAYITTSGVMDSPQNRPVREWLVNHANLVSVIRLPDNLFVDAGTEVGSDLIVLQKNTRKSELTEKERNFIETRIISGGIHINNSYADLEHIVHTSVSMGKNMYGQPAMNFIHEGGVGTISEHLRQLLAQDVGNHLDRKLYEANLSRPTVSTILKTGPEIPPETTAVEHRQEMQEKSLLSTKPYEPMLNLFAAYADEEQTEVQVVESRPSPGRAPSASRKKKGDEPEMFNLFSQENMYDEAATQEDMTGERAAAEARWQERRQKIEEERKKEMEPRPFTGEIRPEYKNGSLVKAGEQYGYLQGVGTPEVQFHPLRLTVTQQYRAAYYIPLREAYHNLYNAEAETETEQPELREELNRQYDRFHRMFRELNGKDNAKFLLMDAGGREMLSLERSVNGKIQKADIFTVPVSFNANEVTHVDTPQEALAASLNKFGEVNLEYMENLCDIGRQELLEQLEERIFYNPMMKNHEIKDRFIAGNVIAKAEWIENYLKDHPDDDAGKKSLEALRKAIPEPISFEQLDFNLGERWIPMSVYEEFAGYLFETKARIHYTESIDEFSVSFESSNANITDRYYVKGEKRGYYGNDLLKHALHNTVPDITKTVQDKEGNDIKVRDAEAIQLADTKINEIRSAFTGWLNEQLPEFKQNLADMYNRKFNCYVRPDYDGSLQSFPFLDLKGLGIPSLYGSQKNAVWMLKMNGGGIIDHQVGTGKTLIMCVAAFEMKRLGLANKPMIIGLKSNVHDIADTFRRAYPNARVLYPGREDFTPEKRVGIFHDIKNNNWDCIILTHDQFGKIPQSPEIQQEIYTQEIESIEENLAVFEQQGNEVTGWIKKGLERRKENLEAKLEKLEQDIKDRTDDVTDFRQMGIDHLFVDESHNFKNLMFNTRHARVSGLGNPEGSTKAMNMLFAIRTIQERTGRDLGATFLSGTTISNSLTELYLLFKYLRPKEMERQGITCFDGWAAVYAKKSTDFEFSVTNQVVQKERFRYFIKVPELANFYAEITDYKTTEDVGVDRPELNEQLYHIPPTPQQEIFIQKLIKFAETGDATYIDREPLSEAEEKAQMLIATNYSNKMSLDMRLIDPEYGDSPGNKASHCAAKIAEYYYKYLDQKGTQFVFSDLSTYKPDQWNIYSEIRRKLVEDHNIPEKQIRFIQEANSDNARKELFRDINSGRIRFLFGSTQKLGTGVNAQERAVAIHHLDIP